A genome region from Populus alba chromosome 3, ASM523922v2, whole genome shotgun sequence includes the following:
- the LOC118030989 gene encoding inactive protein kinase SELMODRAFT_444075: MSREQRRGNHEKGGSDVAVKVVVAVKASKEIPKTALVWALTHVVQPGDCITLLVVVPSQSPGRRLWGFPRFAGDCANGHRKSHLGATSDQKFDLTDSCSQMILQLHDVYDPNKINVKIKIVSGSPCGAVSAEAKKAQANWVVIDKQLRHEEKRCMEELQCNIVVMKKSQAKVLRLNLVGSSKEPEVVGSSPSKLDEASEKHSKNKNDSPGSIRGPVVTPTSSPEAGTPFTVTEAGTSSVSSDPGTSPFFISETNGELKKEEPLVIVENRDLDESSSDTDSEHLSSVSSLRFEPWVGELLSSHIHSSRHIEDGSQRSNSLAQTSTTIALLEKFSKLDQQTGIGKSNYRTDLDLSGNMREAISLSRNAPLGPPPLCSICQHKAPVFGKPPRWFTYAELELATGGFSQANFLAEGGFGSVHRGVLPDGQAVAVKQHKLASSQGDIEFCSEVEVLSCAQHRNVVMLIGFCIEDRRRLLVYEYICNGSLDSHLYGRHREPLEWSARQKIAVGAARGLRYLHEECRVGCIVHRDMRPNNILITHDFEPLVGDFGLARWQPDGETGVETRVIGTFGYLAPEYAQSGQITEKADVYSFGVVLVELVTGRKAVDLNRPKGQQCLTEWARPLLEEFAIDELIDPQLGNHYSEQEVYCMLHAASLCIRRDPHSRPRMSQVLRILEGDMLVDTNYMATPGYDVGNRSGRIYIEQQQQPPQHCGGPLPTNEAVEGFSGKLSFDTLKPTF, translated from the exons ATGAGTAGAGAGCAGAGGAGAGGGAACCATGAGAAAGGCGGCTCAGACGTTGCTGTGAAGGTTGTTGTTGCAGTTAAAGCCTCCAAGGAGATTCCCAAGACTGCTTTGGTCTGGGCTTTGACTCACGTTGTGCAACCTGGAGATTGCATTACTCTGCTGGTGGTTGTCCCTTCACAGAGTCCAg GCCGAAGATTATGGGGATTCCCAAGATTTGCTGGTGACTGTGCCAATGGTCACCGGAAGTCTCATCTGGGAGCAACCTCAGATCAGAAGTTTGACCTTACAGATTCCTGCTCCCAGATGATCCTTCAGCTTCATGATGTTTATGATCCAAACAAA ATCAATGTGAAGATAAAAATTGTATCTGGCTCACCTTGTGGGGCAGTCTCTGCAGAAGCCAAGAAGGCACAAGCCAACTGGGTTGTAATAGACAA ACAGCTGAGGCACGAGGAAAAACGCTGCATGGAAGAGCTGCAATGCAACATAGTGGTTATGAAAAAGTCCCAGGCAAAGGTCCTCCGCTTGAATCTTGTTGGATCATCAAAGGAACCTGAAGTTGTGGGCTCATCACCTTCCAAGCTAGATGAAGCATCTGAGAAgcattccaaaaataaaaatgattctcCAGGCTCCATTCGAGGACCGGTGGTTACTCCAACAAGTAGTCCAGAGGCTGGAACACCATTTACTGTGACTGAGGCAGGGACTTCATCAGTCTCAAGTGATCCAGGAACTTCACCATTTTTTATCTCAGAAACAAATGGAGAGCTCAAGAAAGAGGAACCACTGGTAATTGTGGAAAATAGGGATCTTGATGAATCTAGTTCGGACACAGACAGTGAACATTTATCTTCAGTTTCAAGTTTAAGGTTTGAACCATGGGTAGGAGAGTTGCTTAGTTCTCACATTCATTCCTCAAGACACATAGAAGATGGCTCTCAGAGAAGTAATAGCTTGGCTCAAACATCAACAACTATAGCTTTGCTAGAGAAGTTCTCAAAACTTGATCAACAAACAGGAATTGGAAAGTCAAACTACAGGACCGATCTTGACTTGAGTGGAAACATGAGAGAGGCAATCTCATTATCCAGAAATGCACCTCTTGGCCCCCCTCCTTTGTGTTCAATATGCCAGCATAAGGCACCTGTATTTGGGAAGCCCCCAAGGTGGTTTACCTATGCTGAGTTGGAGCTTGCTACTGGAGGATTTTCACAAGCCAATTTCTTGGCAGAGGGTGGGTTTGGTTCTGTTCACAGAGGTGTATTGCCAGATGGCCAGGCAGTTGCTGTCAAGCAACACAAATTGGCTAGTTCACAGGGGGATATTGAATTTTGCTCAGAGGTGGAAGTCCTTAGCTGTGCTCAGCATCGAAATGTTGTTATGCTCATTGGCTTTTGTATTGAGGACAGAAGGAGGTTGCTAGTTTATGAATATATATGCAATGGGTCACTAGATTCTCATCTctatg GACGTCATAGGGAGCCATTAGAATGGTCTGCACGCCAAAAGATTGCAGTAGGAGCTGCTCGAGGGTTACGTTATCTTCATGAAGAATGCAGAGTAGGTTGCATTGTCCATCGAGATATGCGGCCTAACAATATTCTCATAACCCATGATTTTGAACCACTG GTTGGAGATTTTGGCCTAGCAAGGTGGCAGCCTGATGGCGAAACTGGTGTTGAAACAAGAGTGATTGGAACATTTGG GTATTTGGCTCCAGAGTATGCTCAAAGCGGTCAAATCACAGAAAAAGCTGATGTTTATTCCTTTGGAGTTGTTTTGGTTGAGCTTGTTACCGGCCGAAAAGCAGTGGACCTCAACCGGCCAAAGGGCCAGCAGTGTCTCACGGAATGG GCACGTCCTCTATTGGAAGAATTTGCCATAGATGAACTGATTGATCCGCAGCTTGGCAATCACTATTCAGAGCAGGAGGTCTACTGCATGCTCCATGCAGCATCGTTATGCATACGACGGGATCCTCATTCCAGGCCTCGTATGTCTCAG GTTCTCCGCATACTAGAAGGTGACATGCTTGTGGACACAAATTACATGGCAACACCTGGGTATGACGTGGGAAACCGGAGTGGAAGGATTTACatagagcagcagcagcagccaccACAACATTGTGGTGGTCCCCTACCAACAAATGAGGCAGTGGAAGGATTCAGTGGGAAGCTATCCTTTGACACCCTAAAGCCAACTTTCTAG